TTAACATtacatttattttgaaaatcttaaaaagaaaaaacaaggaTCAAGTATTTGAGCCGCTAATGTTCATCAcaaaatatatgttttttttttatgtgtatgTAATAGGACACTGCTTGCTTCTTTACATGTAAAGTATCATCAATTCTTACTTACAAGTCACTTTTGACATATATTGCTTATATAAGAAGAATCGTTCATCACCAACCAAAAATGTTTATACAAATCTATTAAACTTTGATTCGTCTGTAAAAAGGAATGGTTGATTTCTTATGGCAAACTTCTTTGTTTGTGAAtaaactttgattttttttcctaatgCTTTCTACTACTAGTTCATAGATTCAACGTTGTGAATAAAATTCGTGGTACCCCAAAATGGTACTATAAAAACTTCATGCATGATTCACGTATATTTTATTATGAGAAACTCATCAAAAGTGAGACTTTTCATGGATTATCTGTCAcgatattttataatgttaataTGAGAATTAACATTAAACTGTAAGGTGACATATATAGAATCCATGAAGAGTCCCGCTTTAAAAAAAATCcctttagcatttctctttacTAGACATATTTACATTGGGTTGCTCAACTTAACTGGTAGCCATTCATAATAGCATATATTACACAGCCTGCTCTAGAGTATAACCATGAAATATGCAAATCTTAGTGCATTGGTAACATATATCAGTACATTTGTTTGGGTTCCAACAGCTTGTTTTCTAATCAACCGAGCTCTCTTCTCCCAAAAATCGAATTGAGTTTAAAATATACAACTCCTAAAACCCCTACAATTAATTGCCATATACATTTTCTATAAGCGATATTTTACTTTAAATTAATATGAGCTGTAAGTGATGGAGTCGAACTCAGAATgtaaagaacaaaacaaatttgCTTTGAGTAATATAACTACGCTCACGTTCAAAAATCGCCGAATAATTCAATGTGGAAAAAGTGAAATTCTTGAACAAGTAGCTAGGCAACCAATTAATGTCCATTGATGCAAAATGATACCACAAactttgtagaaaaaaaaacgAGAGCAGAATATACATTACATAccaacaagagagagagaggaagctAACCTACTTGTTAGCGATTCACTAATTCCTAATTAAATCcagacaaataaaaataaaaataaagaaagactTACACAcgacaagagggttaatttttttttttttcctttttccctttGGTAAAAAACCATGGTCATGAGGGTTAGTAAAAAGCTAGGTGAAAGGAAGGAAAACAGATGCTCTCCAGATCTAAAGATCCTGAGTCTAAGGATCAAATGATACGAGCAGTTGAATTTTGATCAAatgactacaattattataacttttaaaggaacTCTTGTTTGTagctctaaaagttataataattgtaatcattagatcaaatttcaacggtgtgaatcatttgatccttaggcTCAGAATCTTTAGATGCGGAGAGGATCTAGGAGTGCAACATCTTTCTATTAAGATATTATCTTTTACCTTAATTAACTTGGCTCCTATGGTTTTAAGGAAACCcagcaaaaaaaagaaagaaaaagaaaacaaaataaggaaaatcgGCCAAATGGGTACTTCGGTCAATTCATCCGAATCATACGGCACACTCACACGCAAACGACTGGTATTGCATAGTGACAGTAAGAGATCAAGGTCCTTGATTTCGATCTTGATCTTGATCTTGACCCTGATTATGCTGTGGTAGGCGTTGGAAAATGATGGGTGCACCGTATTGTGGGTGAAGTAGCATCAGGACGGTAGGTGCATGTTGATAGGTAGGGGCCAGCCTGAAAGAGAAGCGTTGAAGCATGATGGCAAGGGCTAGTTTAGCCTGCAACAACGCTAGATTCTGCCCGATGCATGTGCGGACACCAAGCCCGAACGGAATGAACGCCACCGGATGCTTGGCGGCCCGCGCCACGCCCTCCGCGAACCGGCTCGGGTTGAACTCCTTCGCATCATTCCCCCATATGCTCTGATCGTGATGAACGGCTATGATTGGAATCAAAAGCTCGGTCCCACGTGGGACATTGTATCCCCCGAGCTCCACATCCGTTCTCGACCGTCGGATCGTTGCGATCGCAGGCGGGTACAAACGTAGTGATTCATTGAGGACCATATTCAACTGCACATCATATCATATCATATGCCCGTAAATAAAAGTTCGAAAATAAAGaatgaaataactaaaatatcCTTGTGCCTAACTTTTGCATGTGAAAATGACTATACTGCCAGtgaatgttttacaaaaaaacATGTAACAGAAAAGCAAAAGGTGTCCGTTTGTTTTTTATCAGGAAACAAACATTGGACAGAGACAAAACACGATTTCCGTCCACTGGTCTAAAAATCCTTGTCTAGGTCCCGCCTAAACGCTAAGCGGTTGGATACCATTTTGATTAATGTCTAGACGTTTGAAAATTTAGAAATAGCTTCTAGACCTGCTGAGGCACCCACTTAGACCGCCTAGACACCCGCTTAGGTTACGACTTACctagatagaaaatagataactttcatttgaaaattatatgcttgttcctcgtattttataatatatatgtaattttattttgaatataatttatgatgtaattatatatatttttaatataaacaGACATTTATTTACATAAAATATAAcagatttacttaaattcacTTAATCCGTCTAGGCTTCAGCCCACCGCTCGATTGGCACCCggtgtcttttagaaccttgtttcCGTCCCAATATATTATCTAAAGCTTCTGTTTGGCTTACCGTCTTAAGCTTTACTACGTCGTCTTTAGAGGGTATGTCACGTGATCCACACACCATCAGCACCTCGTCACGTGCCTGTATCTGCCACTGTGGGTGCATTGCTAGGAGAACCGTTGTCCACGTCAGCAAATtggatgtggtatcttttcccGCAAAGAAGAAGCTCTTGCATTCTTCAACAATGTCGTTGACAGTGATAttggaagaaggagaagaatttgAGGCCTGAATCATAAGACCTAGTAAATCTTTCGGGCATTTTTCATGCACGTTTTCGCCCGAGTTCGAATTCTCTACCCGTCGATCGATCAGCTTCATCAGTGACTTCCTGATTTGCTTGTCcaatttccatgaatttatgTTTCGTTTTGTGGGCAAGAATCtgaaaaatcaaatgaaatttaACCTTAAGTATCGCGGGTTATAAAGTATTAAGGCGAAGTTGAGcttttaaacaaataaaacgCTACTTTTACTATATTTTTCATACTATATTTGTATATAAACAAAACGTTACCTGTAACCAGGGATGGAAACTTTTTGAAAAGCCTCGGTAACAAACGCCATTTGCTGAGCTTGTAGCCGGAAAACGGCTTTGCCATCTTCGTAGCTGCTTCCGAACGCCGTGCGGGTAATTATATCTTCGGTTAGGTTTTGGAACCACTCGGAAACTTCAATCTCGACCTCACCGGAGCTGGACATTGCTGACCATTTGTCCATCATGTCTACTATACTCGTTGCCATCACCGGTATCAACAACTGAAACCAGTAATCATTTCCATCAATATTTTTATTAGGATTAAGGGAATATAAACAATAATTAGAGAGTTAACTAACTGTTTACCTTGAGATTCTCCATATGGAAGGTAGGGGTAATTATTTTTCTATGGCGAGCCCATTTTTCACCTTTGAGGCTTAGGAGGCCATTACCTTCCAGCTGTTTAACAAGTGGGTGAGCCtcatttttttcataaaattctGATTTTGAGGTAAATATTTCCCTAATTAGATCAGGATCAGCAACTGTGAGTCGAACTGTAATTCCAAACCATACAAGAAATGTTGCACCTGCAGTAAAAATAttggagaaaattaaaaaaaaaaagtaaattaattAGGTAGGTTAAAATTTAAGCCATAGGAGTTAGCTCAATAGTGACAATAAGTAGGATAATGAGTGTAGTAGTAGGCTAGGTTTAGGATTCGAAATCTTTAACGTAACCgaaaaaaaatgtacattaaactaaaataaaataaatatataaaattaataatggAGGAGTAGTTATAAACTTATAAGGATGGATAGTGTAGACCCTACCAAGAgagcaaaaacaaagaaaataaggaaGAAGACAACTCAGAACGAAGCTATTAACAATACAAAGCAGGAAAAATACAAGTTCATTTGGGAAACTCAAGCcttccaaaaaaacaaaagaaaacatgaCATAAAAACTGAAAAAGTGGTGAAAGCTTTACTCCCGCTGAAAAGTTGAACATTTTCATCATCTTTCACTTTGAAGAATGAAAAATTATTCGATTGGGAAAGGGGAAAAAAGGAGTAGGATTTTTTCCTCTTCTAATTTCATTTTTCTCCAATATTTTCAGATTTAAACGGTTACGATAAGTCATGTCAATATCTAGTGTTAACTTTTttataaagagagaaaaaaaagagaaatcgaAAGAGGAAGAGACTGGATATAAGAGAATTTGAAAGGGAGATAATCCTGCTAAAAAAAGGACATTAACAGGACATTGTTACCATGGAGGTTTTAAAAGAAATGAAGGGGGGAAAAGCTGCGGAAAGAACAAAATCTCAACTTCAACATCAAGCATCTAAGCtctgaagaacaaaaaaaaagccTGAAAAATGCGTAAGAAGAAGTacccaaaactgaaaaaaaaaaaagcctttcAAAAAAGCCACAGACTCTGAGCATCACAAAACCAAGGTAAAGCAACAATCATGCATAGTAGAAGAGAGCACACACCAATAGCTACTTTAATGGTTTTCaagggaaataaaaaaaaacaagttaaattattattaacaCCCTTTCATCAACTTGTTTAGAGCATTCAagcaaaaattaacaaatatgtCAATGTAATATCCAGATATTAATGTAAAGGTTTTGAAAAAAGAGACAGGAACACTTTTCGTTACACCTGAGGTCCGAGTTTGAATCCCTCTACTCCAGTATTGCTTGTGTAAAAAAACCAAGGGAAAGGACCAAGGGAAAGGATGACAAGCCAAACAATTGAAAAACCAGGTATTGAAACTTGAAAAGACTTCAAAACAAGGAACCGAaaatgatgagagagagagagagagagagagagggaaatacCGTAGGTTTTCCTCCAATGATGGTAAAAAGGAAGAACTCTAGGGAGAATATGGTGAGAGGAGGAAGGAAGGGTTTGAGAGGAGGCCTTGATCATCATCCCAGCAAGTTCTTTGTAATTTCCAATGAAGAAACGGTAAGGAGGTCCTCTGATCCCTTGCTTCCCAAAATGTTCTTCAATTTTCCTGGGCCTCCACCAGAGAACCACCGCCATCTTCAGAGAAAAAACCAACACCATTAAAGATATGCAAACAAATTTGAGCCACGAAAAGATGAGCTCGTGCTCCATCTTAACGTTCTAATAAAACCGCTATCGTTTAACTTCCTCCTCAATGTGGAGAGTGAAGTAGCCTTTCTTTGCTTCTTTTATCTGATTTGCTTGTGGTGCTGTTTACTTGTTATAGTCTTTCTTGGGTGGTTTACAGAAagcagagagagtgagagagagagagagagatggtgttAATTTAGGAGGGAGAGAGGATATAAGCAAGTGCAAGGCCAACGGCGTAGGGGCCGCCATTGGAATTGGAGAGGGGTCAACGAGcttttttgttagtttcaatTTCACAATGTTACCCTTGTCTTTTTCTATTAGTATTATTGTATCCCCACCCCTTGTTTTCCAATATCAACCTTCTTTCCAACTTTTACATAGGgtgtatttttgctcaccatcatTAAGTGGTGGTCATGTATACCACTTTATCACTAATATATGAGtttcaattttgaaatttgtgtcTATCCACTAAAAAtatcttaaaatttaaactcataaaATGATAATAAATAACGTAATGAACATCATCATCACTTGAGGATAGTAAGCAAAAATATTTCCATTCTTATACTTTTCTttgaaaaatcttttttttctttgttagaTAATGACACATATAGCAAAGGATGAACATTCTAATGTGAGAATGTTCCAAGCTTATAGGGATACACTTGCTTTGCTAAGTGAAAAAATATCTTGTTTCGTTTTAATTTAATCTTTGACTATATTATTTATTGCTCTTTCGTTATATGTTCCAAATTTAAGGATTTAAGTAGAAAATTTTCCACACCCTGTCTTATGTAGAATTATATAATGACGCATGTTTATGATCATTTGATTTTGTAACACTTAATTTTTACTGTTGGATTAAGTCTTTGATTTCAAAACTTTAGATGACAAATTTGACAGAAAGAACGAAATATTGACGTCACAGTTAATATGTGACTTTCACAACATTTATTGTATGGTTTCTTGATTAAACTAAAATTATGAGCCCCACAACATGTACATATTCTcttaaaaacaatgaagaaACAGATTTGTTAAGAATTATTGATCAGTCAACTCTATGATCTTTTTTCAATAATTATAATCCATGTTCCTAAATAGTTCATCTATTGACGTTGAAAATAATGAACCAAATCAAGACTTTTTGCACACTATTTTTCCAATCTATCTACCTAAAATATGAAAATTATCGCATACATAATGAACATCTAATAAGGTTTCTTGAAATTAAAACTATACATTATGTCCTACTAATTACTTAATCTTAGGTTAattgatgaaaagaaaattgaggaTAGAATGTCGAAGCAATTGTTACATATGGTTCCTATCTTCTTCCTATTGTCCCAAAAATATGATTTGGGAGGGGGGACGAAGGAGAAACAGTGGAGGGCCAGGGCACAAAGGAGGTTTGTAGTTTTGGAATGTTGCTCTTTAATTTGTGCACATGGAAACAAGGCTGTCTATTTTAGGGTTTCTATCTGTGCTCTAGGTGGGGAAATATGCTCTGGTTGACCCAACAGTGGGGTACCCACGCAAAGGCACCCTCCCCTCTTGTCTTAATAGCCCCAAGACATGTTGGGCCATGTGCCCTTCCCATACGTCctacaaatttaaaacaaactcaaCGGTTACACTTTGAAGTTTTGCGGCAAAGGGTGGGTGGCAACAATTGCATGCAGCTGCAGACTTCAAACCAAAACCTACAATTATCGTTACCAATTCGTGGCCAAAACACATAGAGTAACCGTTCACACTAACCTCTACTTTGATGATCATCAATTACACACATACAAATATATAATACATAGACAAAGTAACCGTTCACATTGACCTCCTCTATTTTGATGATCATCAATTATacacaaacaaatatatatatatatatatatatatataaaatacatAGACAAAGCAACCATTCACATTGACCCCCTCTATTTTGAACGGTTGCTTTGTCTATGTATTTTATAtatatctctgtgtgtgtgtttgtgtttaaCCAAAGGGAACATGTTCAAGTACATAGAAACAATGTATGTAGTGGGGACAAAGGCACGCGAGATTCATGTGGCTTGATCTGTATGTTAGACTGTATAAGACCACAAGGGGTGATGAGGTGGTCACTAGGCTTCTTTTAGATGGCTACACTTGCTAGTAATCGGTGTTCATACTCGCTATATACGTCTACATCTCCCATCATGTTACGTGATGAGAAATacataaagaaaaagaataaaacatgttgcatgcatgcatgcaaatgCTTTTGCCTACATATAGAACCATGCAAACAATAACGGTCTAGACTATGTAGAGCAAGCTAAACAAGAGTTGTGATCAAACTTAAGTAAGGCAGCTAAGCATGTATTAGGGTTTGAAAAGCTTTAGTTAGGTGTGATGGTAATCTGTGTACGCATTTGAgtatgtgtgagtgtgtgtgagagagattTCAAAGAGATCAGAGTTCATTCTTGAAATGTCTGTTCGCTGCGCTCAGTGTATATAACTTTAGTTAGATAGTGGTTTGATTCGAACGAAACTTTAAAAagggtaaaaataaaaacatgaatATTTTCTCCGCAAAAATGAAAAAGCCAAAAGGACAAAGTAGAATATGCAATCACTTAACAAAGGTATGGAGTTTTcgaaaatgaccaaaataatccaACCAAGAAAAGGCTGCAGCCTGATGAGGTACCTTTACTTGCAaacttatatatattttgtttttcatttcccaaCCTTTATAAGaatacaaatataaataaatggGACCAATTGAACCAGAAAAACTGCAGTCTcatatataatttatttaatattttgtttgtatATTTGTGTATTGTCACTTCATGAAATATCAATATGCATATTTCTGAACTTTTATAAATTGTGTTGtagaaagaaaattcaaaattggattaataataataataataatattattattattattatgggaTGCAaatgaattgaatcaaaatgatTGAGATTTATTGATAGACTTTGGACCCAAATTGGACCCAAATGTGAAATGAAAATAATTGACTACAAAAGAATTGGAACTTTTATAAGGTGATAGTTATCAAAGATTTAGTTGGTAAAGACAATTGGTACGAGCAAAAGAAGGGATTTGCGCACATGCTTTTGCTAGCAAATCCTTCTCCCCACCATACCTCATATTTTTCTTCTGATGATCATCACAAGTCACCGCCCCACCCCCACAATGACTTCAACCTATAAGCAAGGATAAAAATCCAAATCTAATCCAACCATTTTGGAAAGATTTTTAAATGTATCTGGAAAATGCGACAGTGcgtatatattattatataagtggatgaattttttttcaagtgttCATTCACTTGTATAATGATATATGACGTATGTGTCCGTATTCTAtgcatgagagatttttcagtgtgtacCACCCCGTGTAACTATACAAATGGTAAGATACTagtgtaaaaaaaatttcactagttatataataacacgtgataTACCATCTGTGTTCCGGGTACAACGAAAATTTATTTTCCaaacatattgaaaaatctctcgccATATTGTGTCCACGTGTCATTCTATATATGGCATATCTGGCcaacttaaactaatttttacaaataaaaaattaatttaacttcTATGTTGAGAACTGAGAAGTTAGTTGGAGTATCCATAGGTACTCATGCCATATCCAATTTAAACGAGAGAGTTAGTGATCAAATTTCATCCGAGTAATAAGGTCATTGTActtagatttgatttgatttaatAGGACTTATGTCAAGAAGTGCGCACTTAATTAGATGGTCaattaagaaaaagaaagacaaatttcACCATCAACTTAAAAGATCGAGCATGCGTATGCTCTTGTTTAGCAAAAAGAGCACGATTTATGTTAGATgattttcttcctctttctagCTTACTTGTTAGGCATTTCACACTAGTATGATTTTAATAtattagtataatatttatgAGTTTGATATATTTAACTTATGAGTCTAATCAATGAACTCCTGAATTTAATATATTGGTAtcacattcatttttttttttggcttattGTGAAAGATCTTAGGAAATGATACAATTTATTGTTGTAAAATGATATATgtgtttacattttttttttttttaacctgcgTTCATAAGAACTCTTCACCAGCATTTAACctcaattgaattttggaatatATAGTTTTAGTATTtgtgtcacatgagaacttcctagtaggtcacccatcatgggattgctctagcgcgaactcgcttaacttcggagttccgatggaacccgaagccagtgagctcccaaaaggcctcgtgttaggtagagataagaatatacatataaggcttacaggatccactctcctggacgatatgggatgttacaatccactccTCTTAAGGGCCCGATgttctcgtcggcacacttccgaccaatgattggctatgataccaaattgtcacatcccgcccccttaggggcccgaccacgccctcacggttttgtttctgggaactcacacgagaacttcacagtgggtcatccatcatgggattgctctcgcaagaactcgcttaacttcggaattccaatggaacccgaagccagtgagctcccgaaaggcctcgtgttaggtatagatgagaatatacatataaggcttacatgatccactcccctgaacAATATAGGATGTTACAGTTTGAGTATAGTTAGTGGCAGAGCAAAAAAATTATGTGGTGAGAGACCGATAGGTAATCCAGATAATATAAAGAAATTATAATTGATATACAACTTGTGCAAATCAAGGAAGTAGTCTGCGAGGGAGAATCTGAAGTTTATACATGGTTACGCCCATGAATAAAGAGTGATGATGTTCCATTTGCTATATTATTGTTCGTACTGCTAATCCCATCTCTAAAATAAACTTGTTTAGCAAGGAACTTGTAAATAAAACACACCTATAAAAATAGGTcatatgtaaatttatttttgtaaaagatGTGTTTAGTGATATATataagggacactttggatgcggtccctagctatcaatattctttgattgaaaccttgttagtttttagcttttgattgaggtccctataacattaatgtaataatgtaagttactatatttttaaattaaaaattaaaaattgaaatttgtaattgtttatattaataagattttaaataaaacccataatttatttgattaaaaataataaaatataaattatactctctattatagtgtgtttgtgtgtgtgtacacatatatgtatgggtacattaaccaaaattaacaaaaaaagttattgtaccaaaacatagatacattctcaaatcaacgaaaaagaatgtacccatataagtttaaacatggattaaaaaatttgaatggattttatattaaaaaaaggttacattttacatataacaaattgatatatttgagaatgggtacatttaagattaaaaaaattgaaaaattataggaatgggtacatttaagattaaaaaaaattgagaatctttttatatatataaaaaaaaactaataggtacaaacttaatttaattttttattattttggaaatgtttgaattgaaaattaattagaagtttaatagaggtgtgagtattaaaccctaaattaattactaatttttatattaaaaattatataataaacatgtaaattcattatcacattaatgataggaacttgaatcaaaatttgaaaactaataaggtcttagtcaatgaacagtaagaactagggaccggatactaatttttcctatatataataaatttctaTACATCTTGGATTATAATAGTTACATCAATCCTTATTGTCATTATAAGACGTTTGAAACTTAACTCCAATTGTTGGTATTTTTGGTACTTTAGTTTGAAATTGAAGTGAATTTATCATTAACTTGCTAACTACAACTTAAAATGAACAACAACTAAACATCAAACTCGCTAAAAACAAACATTATCACCAAATTTGTATGAATCTAACCTATAACCTCCTCCAATTACATAAAAGCTGAGAATCTCTAAATCAACTAGGCTGGTTGTGTGTGCACAATTATATCACGTACTTCGATTTGGTTGATTTGTGAGATCATATATActcatatcatatatatatatatatgtgtgaataAATAAAGGTATAAAACGAGAAGAAATACTAACGAAATTCTTTTAAAAGGGAGAttcttcaattttcattttttaacataatattttataatattaatataaaattaaacaagtagcaaaaaatttctaaaaaatctcatttttaaAGAGTACCTTAACATTTCTGTAAAATGAGTTTTCGTACACTCAATCAACGGTGTGACGGGTCCAGGCCTTCCAGGCTCCAGCTGCACTGTCTtatggatcaggatcctctcctgagcagatggagaggatcctcctgatcagGTTCATCGGAccgttcattttttatccaacgattataattattataacattTAGAGGGACTTCctatttgtaaccgttggataaaaattgaACGGCCCGATGggcttggtcaggaggatcctctccatctgctcaggagaggatcctggtccctGTCTTATTATATCTCTGTACAAGTCAAATAATGATTTCCACGTGTCACTCAATCATTGATATTTTCTCTACATTTGTCCGCATGCAAAAGCCTTTCGTTATGTCAACTCGAGCTTTGGCAGATTCAGTCTTCCTCTCTTTGATTTCGGAAAAGGCGGATCCTTTTTTTGATGCTAGGAATTCCGTGATAGTGATTGTAATCttttatcgtatattgtgcaATTAGTTTTCGGTAGatattattcatatttaattttaaattttaaattttgaaataatttcttattgcacgatatacgatgtaTAATAAACTGTCATCATCACGAAATCCTTAGGATCCCTAGAAAAAGAATCCGGCGAGAATGCATTTCCTTTGATTTCCCTCAATTTACCAAATCACCCTTCTTGTGACCCTACCTAATTTATCAGTTAGGTTATATTGCACAAGCAGCTCAACTACATAATATTGCGATCCAAAATGCTTAAAAATCATGAATTATATAAAAGGTTTTTAACACAAATAGTTCTTGAAATTGAATATACCATCAAGATAgtcatgaaaattgaaaatagatCAAGTTCCTGAAAATAGGTGACGCAAATCAATATGGTTCTTCCGTTATACTTCTGTAGTTAATGTGGCACATATATGGGtcatttttatcacaaatgatccttgaaattgacATGCGATATTAAAATGGTCCATGAAATTGACATGAGACATtaaaatggtccctaaaattgaaaattgttcaATGTAGTCCTGCAAGTACGTGTCTCaaaatcaatgtagtcattatgtcacaattctgtaaaaaattatattatcaTAAATGTGTAAACTTTTACAACTACACTATAATTTTAGTTACATTAGAGATAATCAAAGGTTTAATCTATCATAATCTTAACTCATCACTTCAACTCCCTTACTACAGAAGTTAATCCCAAGAGCTTAGTAATATAATTTGTTTCACTTAACCATATTCTATAAATAAACATTTAGTTATTTGTGTTACCCGTGATTACAAGTGAATATTCTTAAAACAGTCGACTGGTGACCCTCTGAAAATTTCAAACTCATTTCTtattaagcaaaaaaaaaaacgtttccATTCATAACAGACTAGCATTCTCTTTCAATTGATTGTAAATCATGGTCTCCAATTATGAACAGtttcaaaaccaaaacataGAATGGGAACTCTCTGTTTGGTGTGCAACGATAGTTTAAACGTTACATGTGCAACTAAATAACCACCTCTGGCAAAATACACCGTATTTTGAGTGAGAAAATAACCACCTCTGGCAAAATAACAACCTCCGGCAGTAATGTACAAGAATCACAGGCAGAAGCAATGTCAAATCCGTACTTCTCTCCACCCACAGGCCACAAGCACAAGCCAAATCCCCCTCGTGAATCGAGgacctgattttttttctttttcttttccagttACATAGTTACAagccctaattttttttttttttttgtatatagcAACCCTAATTTGTTATTTCTA
This is a stretch of genomic DNA from Malus domestica chromosome 02, GDT2T_hap1. It encodes these proteins:
- the LOC103448399 gene encoding cytochrome P450 734A1, producing the protein MEHELIFSWLKFVCISLMVLVFSLKMAVVLWWRPRKIEEHFGKQGIRGPPYRFFIGNYKELAGMMIKASSQTLPSSSHHILPRVLPFYHHWRKTYGATFLVWFGITVRLTVADPDLIREIFTSKSEFYEKNEAHPLVKQLEGNGLLSLKGEKWARHRKIITPTFHMENLKLLIPVMATSIVDMMDKWSAMSSSGEVEIEVSEWFQNLTEDIITRTAFGSSYEDGKAVFRLQAQQMAFVTEAFQKVSIPGYRFLPTKRNINSWKLDKQIRKSLMKLIDRRVENSNSGENVHEKCPKDLLGLMIQASNSSPSSNITVNDIVEECKSFFFAGKDTTSNLLTWTTVLLAMHPQWQIQARDEVLMVCGSRDIPSKDDVVKLKTLNMVLNESLRLYPPAIATIRRSRTDVELGGYNVPRGTELLIPIIAVHHDQSIWGNDAKEFNPSRFAEGVARAAKHPVAFIPFGLGVRTCIGQNLALLQAKLALAIMLQRFSFRLAPTYQHAPTVLMLLHPQYGAPIIFQRLPQHNQGQDQDQDRNQGP